A segment of the Thiovulum sp. ES genome:
GAACATTAAATAATGCATATTCTGGACTTTCTACTTCTCAAAGAGGAGTCGATACAACAAGTCATAATATTTCAAATGCGGAAAACAAAGACTATACTCGACAGAGAGTTACTCAAGAAACGATGCCATCGCAAAGTATTGGCGGAAATCAAATTGGAACTGGAACTCAAATTTCGTCTGTCGAAAGAGTTCATAACGAATTTATTTTTACACGATACCAACAAAGCACGGAAAGAATGGCTTTTTCTTCAACTCTTGAGCAAAGTCTAACAGAAATTTCAAGTTTTTTTCCAGACATGGACGGAGTTGGAATTAAAAACGATTTGGAAAACTACTACCGAAGCTGGAGTTCTCTGGCAACTGATCCATCAAATGTAGCTTTGAAAGAGGTTCTTGCATCAAGTACTGAAAACTTAGCAATTGGAATCCGAACAAGCTACGAAAAAATTGATAAAGTTCAAGATGATTTAAATAGCGAAATAGAGGCAAATATTGTTGAAGTGAATGCATCTTTACAAGAGATCGCATCTTTAAATAGTTCAATTTTTGCACAAGAAGCTGATGGAAGTATGGCGAATGATTTGAGAGATAAAAGAGATGCTCTTGAAACAAAATTGTCAAAACTTATTGGTGCTGAATTCACACATGGAAATATTTCAGATTCTGGAAGTGATCCAAGCACAATTGAGGCAGAAGGACTCTATACAGCAATTGTTGGCGGAGTTGCACTTGTTAGTGGAACAAGCTATAACAAATTGACACTTGACCAAAGCAGTAGCCGAGATAACTATTCAACAATAAATTTCAAAAAGAAAGATGGATCGCTAATTGATATGAGTAATGTAATTAGCAAAGGTTCTATTGGTGCTTTACTTGACTTGCGAGGTAGTAAATTTGATTCGGACAAATTGCCAACCGACGGAATTATCCCAGAAATAAAAGATAATTTAGACACATTTACAAAAGGACTTATTCAGCATACAAACTCAATTTATGCGGAAAGTGCTTCAACATCAATGAGTAGCAACTCGCTAGACGGAGCAAAACCTACTGATAATGTGATGGAAAAATTTGGGCTGAACGAAGGTAGTTTCAATATTGTCGTTTATAATGAAGAGGGTGATGAGGTCGGAAAACGAACTATTTATATTGATGAAGGCACTTCTTTTTCAGATGGCGAAAGTTCTCTAATTTCCCAATTGACAGCGGAATATGATGACAATGGTGATGGTTCTCTTACAAATGATTTTGGTTCGCTTTTTTCAGTTGCTACTGGTGGAGATAAGTTATCAATTTTTCAAAAAGAGGGAGTTGATTTCAAATTCGGCATAGAGGATAATAGTAGTAATTTTGCTGGTGCATTGGGAATGAATAGATTTTTTGATGGAACTGATAGTTCAAATATTGAATTAAATCGAGATATTAAAAGACGACCAGATGACATCACAAGTTTTAAAGCTCCAGTTGAAGGTGATAACGGTGTTGCCGATGCAATGAGCAGACTTGAAACAGAGAATTGGAAATTTGGAGATACTGATGAAACTATTTTAGGTGCATATAATATTTTTGCGGTTGATGTCGCTTCGAAAACTGAACAAGTTCAACTTCGTCAAGAAACAATTCAAGTTCAATTCGATGCTATCGAGACTCAGCTAAATAATATTTCAAAAGTTTCTATCGATAATGAGCTTGTGAATTTGATGAAATATCAAACAGCTTATGCTGCTTCAGGAAAAGTTATAACAACTTTGGATAGAATGATAGATACACTTTTAGGAATTAAACAATAGGAGAATTCATGAGTGATTACAACGAAAGAGAACGATCTGTTGCTATTGCAAAAGACTTTTTTGAAGAATCTGTTAGATTTCTTGACGGTAAATTTGGAAAAGGCTATTCTGAAAAACATGAAGAACAGCTGAATGCTTACATGCAATCAACCTCTATTATTTATGCATCGCTTGTAAATTCAAAAAAAATGAATGAACTCACAAACGAGTTGAGAAAAAATACAATTATCAATACTAACAATAGTAGAAGATAATTTGAAAAGCATTCTTTTTGCTATTTTTGGAGGATTTTTCGGGATTCTCCTTGCAAGAATCACAAAATCTCCAGAAGTCTTTTTTTGGACAGTTCCAATTGGAATTTTGCTTGGATACTACTTTGCAAACCCACTCTGGCGATTTACAAAATCTATCTTTAAAATATTAAAAAACACAAACTTTAAACAAGCAAAATAGCTCTAATTTTGCTACCCTTACATTAATTGAATTTACATAAATTATGTGTAAATATCTAACTATAAACCAAAGAAAAATATGAGTAACAACAAAAATTATAGTGCTACAAATATCAAAGTTCTAAAAGGACTAGAAGCAGTAAGAAAAAGACCTGGAATGTATATCGGGGATACAGGTGAAAAAGGTCTTCACCACATGATCTACGAAGTTGTGGATAACTCGATAGATGAAGCGATGGCAGGATATTGCTCAAAAATTGATGTGAAAATTGAGAAAAATGGTTGGGCGACAATTTCCGACAACGGTCGGGGAATTCCTGTTGATATTCACCCAACTGAAAATATTCCCGCTGCGACAGTTGTTTTAACAGTTTTACATGCAGGTGGAAAATTTGACAAAGACACTTATAAAGTTTCTGGAGGTCTTCACGGGGTCGGTGTTTCTGTTGTAAATGCACTTTCTGAAAAACTTGAGATGCTGATTAATAAAAATGGAAATTTGTATCAACAGCATTTTGAAAAGGGAATTCCTGTTGATGAGTTAAAAATTATTGGAAATACAAAAAAACGAGGGACAACAATTCGGTTTTTCCCAGATCACACAATTTTTGATTCAACGGAATTTAAAAATAAGATTTTGCTTGAAAGACTCAAGGAACTCGCATATTTAAATCCAACAATTACAATCTCATTTTCTGACGAAAGAGACGGAACAAAAGAGAAGTTCCATTTCGAGGGCGGAATTCTTCAATATATTACAGACTTAAATAAGAGCGATGAGGTCATAAAACCGATTTTCTTCACTGGAAAACTTGAAAATATGGAAGCCGACATCTCTTTTCTTTACAACACAACTTACAGCGAAAACCTTTCAAGTTTTGTAAATAATATTCGGACTCCAAACGGTGGAACTCATGAAGTTGGTTTCCGAAATGGTCTTTCTCGAGTAGTCTCAACTTACAACAAAAACAATGGTACAAAAGCAGAAAAAGATGTTTCCC
Coding sequences within it:
- a CDS encoding Flagellar hook-filament junction FlgK (PFAM: Domain of unknown function (DUF1078)~TIGRFAM: flagellar hook-associated protein FlgK), which gives rise to MAIFGTLNNAYSGLSTSQRGVDTTSHNISNAENKDYTRQRVTQETMPSQSIGGNQIGTGTQISSVERVHNEFIFTRYQQSTERMAFSSTLEQSLTEISSFFPDMDGVGIKNDLENYYRSWSSLATDPSNVALKEVLASSTENLAIGIRTSYEKIDKVQDDLNSEIEANIVEVNASLQEIASLNSSIFAQEADGSMANDLRDKRDALETKLSKLIGAEFTHGNISDSGSDPSTIEAEGLYTAIVGGVALVSGTSYNKLTLDQSSSRDNYSTINFKKKDGSLIDMSNVISKGSIGALLDLRGSKFDSDKLPTDGIIPEIKDNLDTFTKGLIQHTNSIYAESASTSMSSNSLDGAKPTDNVMEKFGLNEGSFNIVVYNEEGDEVGKRTIYIDEGTSFSDGESSLISQLTAEYDDNGDGSLTNDFGSLFSVATGGDKLSIFQKEGVDFKFGIEDNSSNFAGALGMNRFFDGTDSSNIELNRDIKRRPDDITSFKAPVEGDNGVADAMSRLETENWKFGDTDETILGAYNIFAVDVASKTEQVQLRQETIQVQFDAIETQLNNISKVSIDNELVNLMKYQTAYAASGKVITTLDRMIDTLLGIKQ